In the Quercus lobata isolate SW786 chromosome 5, ValleyOak3.0 Primary Assembly, whole genome shotgun sequence genome, one interval contains:
- the LOC115992268 gene encoding putative disease resistance protein RGA3, with the protein MTTIVTGLLEKSGSLLAEEVWSELKEFMSFDKEVRKLESTLRAIQAVLEDAEKKQVSDKAVELWLDKLKEAAYDVDNVLDELDTAIIKAKIEEEEEKAETTTATAKVWPCISCISWLFTKIKKLVHRHGIVQEIKKLNETLDEIAKEKDRYSFVFESGSSSSTNIDIGKWPKTISEVDVSDIIGRKEYSDDLVRNLLGEDSSENERNPYVISLVGMGGIGKTTLAQLAYNDDKVKSHFDIRMWVCVSEPFDISRVAKAIIQEIKRTVLDNDIKETLKCILLDNDIELQTLVITIKDLIQGKRSFLVLDDVWTEDYQKWEQLKLALNYGAQGSRILVTTRSKRVTIMVNSDPTISLDALSEDDCWLIFSKIAFVDKDEYQCGQLINIGRELVKRCKGLPLAAKTLGSLMHYKRSSEDWRNILDNNLWELEDVKKGLLGPLLLSYYEQPSAIKSCFLYCALFPKDYLFSRNELIHLWMSQGYLGVKPNIEMEIVGEEYFERLVMHSFFQDFEKDKKNDKIIRCKMHDIVHDFAQSMTTNNEYVTIDGDKELGTNCRSAHHLRLELIGETEFPMSIYNAKKVRTLFSTTLAKMTVFPLNLFQHLTCLRALTLKFYSFENLPNEVEKLIHLRLLDVSYNYEIKELPETMCNLCNLQTLNIKGCRRITKLPQEMGKLIKLRHLLTDWDKPFPKGIGRLSSLRTLNTFVVGGIDDIDGCKLGELKNLYHLKGSLTIKGLKNVTDVQEAENAQLKDKKHLRELRLSFDEGVEEIESVRNDEIVLKALEPHPNLEILKIDNYMGRVYPNWMKSLSNLKRLQLYSWHNLEQLPPLGQLQCLETLKLRDANSVKKVGVEFLGIEEANGKNGSTSSLVLFPNLKSLQFWDMKEWEEWDGIGERREEEGESGVSVLISIMPRLQFLGIWRCPKLKALPNFLETTSLKQLEVDCRISNWMTWATLSGLKTLCLGLNNDVEHLPPLGKLLLVESLEIFYGDRVKKVGVEFLGIEEESNNNNNKIDDEKGSTSSSSSSSPVLFPNLKSLGFWYMEEWEEWDGIGGTMREEEAQESGFTITIMPRLQELRIYKCPKLKSLPDFLPTTPLKTLEIWTSPILSECCKAEIGDQWPKISHIPNIQINHTWVRRDGRPMQN; encoded by the coding sequence ATGACTACTATAGTTACTGGCCTCTTGGAAAAGTCGGGTTCACTCCTTGCTGAAGAAGTATGGTCAGAGCTGAAGGAGTTCATGTCTTTTGACAAAGAAGTCCGAAAGCTTGAGAGCACCCTTCGTGCCATCCAGGCGGTGCTCGAGGATGCTGAGAAAAAACAAGTGAGTGATAAAGCTGTGGAACTTTGGTTAGATAAGCTCAAAGAAGCAGCCTACGACGTAGACAATGTGCTGGATGAGCTGGACACTGCAATCATTAAAGCAAAAAttgaggaggaagaagaaaaagctgAAACTACCACTGCTACTGCTAAGGTATGGCCCTGCATTTCCTGCATTTCCTGGCTTTTCACTAAAATTAAGAAGCTTGTCCATCGTCATGGCATTGTTCAGGagataaaaaaacttaatgaaacaTTAGATGAGATTGCCAAAGAGAAAGATAGGTACTCGTTTGTGTTTGAGTCTGGGTCGAGTAGTAGCACTAACATTGACATAGGCAAGTGGCCAAAAACTATCTCCGAGGTTGATGTGTCTGATATTATAGGTCGTAAAGAGTATAGTGATGATTTAGTGAGGAACCTGTTGGGTGAGGATAGTAGTGAAAATGAAAGAAACCCCTATGTCATCTCATTAGTAGGCATGGGCGGTATTGGAAAAACTACTCTTGCCCAACTAGCCTACAATGATGATAAGGTGAAGAGTCATTTTGATATAAgaatgtgggtttgtgtttctgaACCTTTTGATATTTCTAGGGTTGCCAAAGCAATCATTCAAGAGATTAAACGTACTGTCCTAGACAATGATATTAAGGAAACTCTTAAATGTATTCTCCTAGACAATGATATTGAATTGCAAACTCTAGTGATAACTATTAAAGATTTGATTCAGGGAAAGAGGTCTTTTCTTGTCTTAGATGATGTATGGACTGAAGACTACCAAAAGTGGGAGCAATTAAAACTTGCGCTGAACTATGGTGCTCAAGGTAGTAGAATTTTAGTCACCACACGTAGTAAGAGAGTCACGATTATGGTAAATAGTGACCCTACCATTAGTTTGGATGCATTATCTGAGGATGATTGCTGGTTAATATTTAGTAAAATAGCATTTGTTGATAAGGATGAATATCAATGTGGGCAATTAATAAACATTGGAAGAGAACTAGTTAAAAGGTGTAAAGGTTTGCCACTTGCTGCAAAGACTCTAGGAAGTCTTATGCACTACAAGAGAAGTAGTGAAGATTGGAGgaatattttagataataatttgTGGGAATTAGAAGATGTTAAAAAAGGTCTTTTAGGACCGTTATTATTGAGTTATTATGAACAACCATCAGCAATAAAATCTTGTTTCTTATATTGTGCTCTCTTCCCAAAGGATTATTTGTTTTCTAGAAATGAGTTGATCCACCTATGGATGTCACAAGGATATCTTGGCGTAAAACCAAATATAGAGATGGAAATTGTAGGAGAAGAGTATTTTGAGAGATTAGTCATGCACTCTTTCTTCCAAGATTttgagaaagacaaaaaaaatgataagataATAAGATGCAAAATGCATGACATAGTGCACGACTTTGCCCAATCAATGACAACAAATAATGAATATGTCACAATTGATGGTGACAAAGAGTTGGGGACAAATTGTAGAAGTGCTCACCATTTGAGATTAGAATTAATAGGGGAAACAGAGTTTCCTATGTCAATTTATAATGCAAAAAAAGTACGCACTCTCTTTTCCACTACATTGGCGAAGATGACTGTCTTCCCACTCAATTTATTCCAGCATTTGACATGCTTACGGGCATtgactttgaaattttattcCTTTGAGAATCTTCCAAATGAAGTGgaaaaattgatacatttaaGATTGCTCGATGTATcatataattatgaaattaaagAATTACCAGAAACAATGTGTAATTTATGTAATCTACAAACTTTGAATATTAAAGGATGTCGgagaattacaaaattacccCAAGAAATGGgtaaactaattaaattaagacatCTTCTTACTGATTGGGATAAACCTTTTCCAAAAGGGATTGGGAGATTGAGTTCTCTAAGAACATTAAACACTTTCGTAGTAGGTGGTATAGATGATATTGACGGATGTAAACTTGGAGAATTGAAGAATCTGTACCACCTTAAAGGGTCTCTTACGATAAAAGGCTTGAAAAACGTAACAGATGTACAAGAGGCTGAGAATGCACAGCTTAAAGATAAGAAACATCTCCGTGAGTTGAGGCTATCGTTTGACGAGGGAGTTGAGGAGATTGAAAGTGTAAGGAATGATGAAATCGTTCTTAAAGCCTTAGAGCCACATCCAAACTTGGAAATTTTAAAGATTGATAACTACATGGGTAGAGTGTATCCTAATTGGATGAAGTCTTTGTCCAATTTGAAAAGGCTTCAGCTTTATTCGTGGCATAATTTAGAGCAATTGCCTCCTCTGGGGCAGCTGCAGTGCCTCGAAACATTAAAGTTAAGGGATGCGAACAGTGTGAAAAAGGTGGGTGTTGAATTTTTGGGAATAGAAGAAGCCAATGGGAAGAACGGATCAACATCATCACTTGTCTTATTCCCTAATTTAAAGTCTCTCCAATTTTGGGATATGAAAGAGTGGGAAGAATGGGATGGGATTGGAGaaaggagagaagaagaaggagaaagtgGTGTTTCTGTTTTAATAAGTATAATGCCACGTCTTcagtttttgggtatttggagATGCCCAAAGCTAAAGGCACTGCCCAACTTCCTTGAGACAACTTCGTTAAAGCAATTGGAAGTCGATTGTCGAATTTCCAATTGGATGACGTGGGCAACATTATCCGGATTGAAAACACTTTGTCTCGGTCTGAATAACGACGTGGAGCATTTGCCCCCTTTGGGGAAGCTGCTGTTGGTCGAATCATTAGAGATATTTTATGGCGATAGAGTGAAAAAGGTGGGCGTTGAATTTTTGGGAATAGAAGAAGaatccaacaacaacaacaacaagataGACGACGAGAAGGGATCgacatcatcatcttcttcttcttcgccTGTCTTATTCCCTAATTTAAAATCTCTCGGATTTTGGTATATGGAAGAGTGGGAAGAATGGGATGGGATTGGAGGAACaatgagagaagaagaagcacaaGAAAGTGGTTTTACTATCACTATTATGCCACGTCTTCAGGAATTGCGAATTTATAAATGCCCCAAGCTGAAGTCGCTGCCAGACTTCCTTCCTACAACTCCATTGAAGACACTGGAAATCTGGACCAGTCCAATTCTCAGTGAATGTTGCAAAGCAGAGATAGGAGATCAATGGCCCAAGATTTCTCACATACCCAACATTCAGATTAATCATACATGGGTGCGAAGAGATGGTCGTCCAATGCAAAATTAA
- the LOC115991672 gene encoding putative disease resistance protein RGA4, producing the protein MTTIVTGLLEKSGSLLAEEVWSELKEFMSFDKEVRKLESTLRAIQAVLEDAEKKQVSDKAVELWLDKLKEAAYDVDNVLDELDTAIIKAKIEEEEEKAETTTATAKVECFNVTRFM; encoded by the exons ATGACTACTATAGTTACTGGCCTCTTGGAAAAGTCGGGTTCACTCCTTGCTGAAGAAGTATGGTCAGAGCTGAAGGAGTTCATGTCTTTTGACAAAGAAGTCCGAAAGCTTGAGAGCACCCTTCGTGCCATCCAGGCGGTGCTCGAGGATGCTGAGAAAAAACAAGTGAGCGATAAAGCTGTGGAACTTTGGTTAGATAAGCTCAAAGAAGCAGCCTACGACGTGGACAATGTGCTGGATGAGCTGGACACTGCAATCATTAAAGCAAAAAttgaggaggaagaagaaaaagctgAAACTACCACTGCTACTGCTAAG GTGGAGTGTTTCAATGTAACTCGATTCATGTAA
- the LOC115990131 gene encoding B3 domain-containing protein At4g01580-like translates to MASQWRRDNDDGPADRSPHFFKIILPNAVQEGKLRIPDKFVQKFGVDLSDMAFLTIPNGRKWKVKLTQHAGGVWFQNGWSKFASSHGVAVGHLLVFKYEGNSQFHVLIFDATAIEIDYTLDGELQVHRIEDDESDDSSVEIIKHFYRGEGSGSAHPKKDGGVAKNLVIANAFKSENPLFTVIMRPSYVNGKDRASLPQDIINYLPRDGFTKDYTKASILPVKLQIVDRLWPVKLYIYERRGGSSCVVSAGWTAFVRENSLQVGDVCVFELIMRDGVLFNVHIFKCQD, encoded by the exons ATGGCATCTCAATGGCGGAGAGACAACGACGATGGTCCTGCTGATCGGTCCCCACACTTTTTCAAGATTATTCTGCCGAATGCTGTTCAAGAAGGAAAGCTT CGGATTCCAGATAAGTTCGTGCAGAAATTTGGAGTGGACCTGTCAGATATGGCCTTTCTCACTATTCCAAATGGTAGAAAATGGAAAGTCAAGTTGACACAACATGCTGGGGGGGTTTGGTTTCAAAATGGTTGGTCCAAATTTGCAAGCTCTCATGGTGTAGCCGTGGGCCACTTGCTGGTTTtcaaatatgaaggaaattcacAGTTTCATGTACTCATATTTGATGCCACTGCAATAGAAATAGACTATACTTTAGACGGCGAACTCCAAGTTCATAGGATCGAAGATGATGAGAGTGATGACAGCTCTGTTGAAATCATCAAACACTTTTATAGGGGAGAGGGTTCAG GATCAGCCCATCCTAAGAAAGACGGTGGTGTAGCTAAAAATCTTGTTATAGCCAATGCTTTTAAATCAGAAAATCCTCTTTTCACTGTTATCATGCGTCCATCCTACGTTAATGGCAAGGATCGTGCG AGTTTACCCCAAGACATTATCAACTACTTACCAAGAGACGGGTTTACCAAGGACTACACCAAAGCAAGTATACTCCCTGTCAAGCTCCAGATTGTGGACCGATTATGGCCTGTGAAGCTATACATTTATGAACGACGTGGGGGTTCATCATGTGTCGTATCAGCTGGTTGGACTGCATTTGTGAGGGAAAATAGTTTGCAAGTAGGAGATGTTTGCGTATTTGAGCTGATTATGAGGGACGGTGTTCTGTTCAACGTCCACATTTTCAAGTGCCAAGACTAA